In Heptranchias perlo isolate sHepPer1 chromosome 16, sHepPer1.hap1, whole genome shotgun sequence, one genomic interval encodes:
- the mylk3 gene encoding myosin light chain kinase 3 isoform X3, protein MNTKGRMEMLYKESQLYRSVRLSTGGFNVSDYIKRFAANNEVEEKGAKPKHGFSNRGVQVQINREVFEEDNDGEDTQSCGNVQKDEHTNINSVILIEPHETYQFEGGISQHQPPETAARHKDLGHCDFRGAPVMTNKSGSASRKEVSAARREQEVPGESKEYTTCQNFTEDNQKDMIKTSTDNEVYQGQGMEMCQGKETDKIILTVTTGAPEVILAATQSKPDGNCILLLERASDTIQGTPSIPTEKANPGVIATKEIQPATFEGVKEAHKQQKPKGDMRPNILQKTAKGKKPNTAPDARISKLPKPSVTQEKALENNKTQTGQKIEENTQNYQNKIENKCKSDKGDESKDAKELQKARKEPEKITEADSTEITNKEKETKGPIEKPEDYKIIIDDSPPPPAPFNHRMVTTKLIHVTSSYTVHHNEVLGGGRFGQVHKCEEISTGLEFAAKIIKIKGPKEREEVKNEITVMNQLSHVNLIQLYDAFEAKNNVTLIMEYVGGGELFDRIIDENYNLTELDTIIFVKQICEGIHYLHQQYVLHLDLKPENILCVNNTGNQIKIIDFGLARRYKPREKLKINFGTPEFLAPEVVNYDYVSFSTDMWSVGVITYMLLSGLSPFLGDHDTETMNNIINTNWDFDAEGFENVSEEAKEFVSNLLVKEKSRFSAAQCLKHNWLNNLPEKAKKCRVRLRSQVMLQKYIAQRLWKIIVQIYKISGLKIIQYVESSNPTIL, encoded by the exons GCAAATAATGAAGTTGAAGAAAAAGGTGCCAAACCAAAGCATGGATTTAGCAACAGAGGGGTCCAAGTCCAGATAAACAGAGAAGTGTTTGAAG AGGACAATGATGGTGAAGACACTCAATCCTGTGGAAACGTCCAGAAAGATGAACACACAAATATAAACAGCGTCATTCTAATCGAACCACATGAAACATATCAATTTGAAGGAGGAATCTCACAACATCAGCCCCCAGAGACTGCTGCCAGACACAAAGATTTGGGACACTGTGACTTTCGAGGGGCTCCAGTGATGACAAATAAATCTGGAAGTGCCAGCAGAAAAGAGGTCTCTGCTGCAAGGAGAGAGCAAGAAGTTCCTGGGGAAAGTAAAGAATACACAACGTGTCAGAACTTTACAGAAGACAATCAGAAAGATATGATTAAAACCAGCACAGACAATGAGGTGTATCAAGGCCAGGGAATGGAAATGTGTCAGGGAAAAGAGACTGATAAGATAATACTCACTGTCACGACTGGAGCCCCTGAGGTAATTTTGGCTGCTACTCAGTCAAAGCCTGATGGAAACTGCATATTACTTCTCGAGAG gGCTTCTGACACAATACAGGGAACGCCATCCATTCCTACTGAAAAGGCCAATCCAGGGGTAATAGCTACCAAGGAAATTCAGCCTGCAACATTTGAAGGTGTGAAGgaagcccacaaacagcaaaaacccAAAGGAGACATGCGACCTAATATATTACAGAAAACAGCAAAGGGAAAGAAACCCAACACTGCACCAGATGCAAGAATCAGCAAACTACCCAAACCATCTGTAACCCAGGAAAAAGCATTAGAAAACAACAAAACACAAACAGGCCAGAAAATTGAAGAAAATACTCAGAACTAtcaaaataaaatagaaaacaaGTGCAAATCAGACAAAGGTGATGAATCAAAGGATGCAAAAGAACTTCAGAAAGCAAGAAAAGAACCTGAGAAAATCACAGAAGCAGATTCTACGGAGATCACAAACAAAGAAAAGGAAACCAAAGGACCTATTGAGAAGCCAGAAGATTACAAGATCATTATTG ATGATAGTCCACCACCTCCAGCCCCCTTCAATCATCGCATGGTGACCACTAAGCTAATTCATGTAACCTCCTCATACACAGTTCATCACAATGAGGTGCTAGGAGG GGGTCGGTTCGGCCAAGTTCATAAATGTGAAGAAATATCGACAGGCCtcgaatttgctgccaaaataataaaaataaaaggaCCAAAGGAGAGG GAGGAAGTAAAAAATGAAATAACTGTCATGAATCAGTTAAGTCATGTCAACCTGATCCAGCTATATGATGCCTTTGAAGCCAAGAACAATGTCACCTTGATTATGGAATA TGTTGGAGGTGGAGAGTTATTTGACCGAATCATTGATGAAAACTATAATCTGACAGAATTAGATACGATCATCTTTGTGAAGCAGATTTGTGAAGGTATCCATTACTTACATCAACAGTATGTCCTTCACTTAGATCTTAAG CCAGAAAATATTTTGTGTGTAAACAACACAGGAAATCAGATCAAAATTATTGACTTTGGTCTGGCTAGAAG GTATAAGCCAAGAGaaaaactgaaaattaatttcGGTACCCCCGAATTCCTTGCTCCAGAAGTGGTGAATTACGAttatgtttcattttccacggacatgtggagtgtgggagtcatTACCTATATGCT GCTGAGTGGCCTGTCCCCTTTTCTGGGTGACCACGACACTGAAACCATGAACAATATTATCAATACAAACTGGGACTTTGACGCAGAAGGATTTGAAAATGTGTCTGAAGAAGCAAAAGAATTTGTTTCGAACCTACTTGTGAAAGAAAAGAG CAGATTCAGTGCTGCACAGTGTCTGAAACACAACTGGCTGAACAACTTACCCGAAAAAGCAAAGAAGTGTAGGGTTCGACTCAGATCGCAAGTGATGCTGCAGAAGTACATCGCACAGCGCTTATGGAAG ataATTGTACAGATTTATAAAATAAGTGGATTGAAAATCATACAGTATGTTGAATCCAGCAACCCAACAATATTATAA
- the mylk3 gene encoding myosin light chain kinase 3 isoform X4: MSKQASLTTCLARMYEGGNLDSQDKSGPVGQGKKSSGANQSSVVNNLSTMDSKLNLLNEKVDQIVNFQGQVLKKLEDMSQGMGDLEKNIKILKTLKDSDGVVDEKKSDVKYSQHTNCLGDPEMKPLFMELFKLVTSVHQDTAKQKEKLDGIERMVSAVDKVIHLVGETFKNSHIVQFILKGIVPWKKGSLIEPSEANNEVEEKGAKPKHGFSNRGVQVQINREVFEEDNDGEDTQSCGNVQKDEHTNINSVILIEPHETYQFEGGISQHQPPETAARHKDLGHCDFRGAPVMTNKSGSASRKEVSAARREQEVPGESKEYTTCQNFTEDNQKDMIKTSTDNEVYQGQGMEMCQGKETDKIILTVTTGAPEVILAATQSKPDGNCILLLERASDTIQGTPSIPTEKANPGVIATKEIQPATFEGVKEAHKQQKPKGDMRPNILQKTAKGKKPNTAPDARISKLPKPSVTQEKALENNKTQTGQKIEENTQNYQNKIENKCKSDKGDESKDAKELQKARKEPEKITEADSTEITNKEKETKGPIEKPEDYKIIIDDSPPPPAPFNHRMVTTKLIHVTSSYTVHHNEVLGGGRFGQVHKCEEISTGLEFAAKIIKIKGPKEREEVKNEITVMNQLSHVNLIQLYDAFEAKNNVTLIMEYVGGGELFDRIIDENYNLTELDTIIFVKQICEGIHYLHQQYVLHLDLKPENILCVNNTGNQIKIIDFGLARRYKPREKLKINFGTPEFLAPEVVNYDYVSFSTDMWSVGVITYMLLSGLSPFLGDHDTETMNNIINTNWDFDAEGFENVSEEAKEFVSNLLVKEKSSRFSAAQCLKHNWLNNLPEKAKKCRVRLRSQVMLQKYIAQRLWKKNYYAVAAANRFRKINQQSLSKCA, from the exons GCAAGCTTCCCTGACCACTTGTTTGGCGAGAATGTATGAAGGAGGGAATCTTGACTCTCAGGATAAAAGTGGGCCCGTTGGTCAAGGAAAGAAGTCGTCTGGTGCAAATCAAAGCAGCGTGGTGAATAACCTAAGTACGATGGACAGCAAACTGAATCTTCTGAATGAAAAAGTAGATCAAATAGTAAACTTTCAAGGACAAGTTCTTAAGAAATTGGAAGATATGTCTCAAGGAATGGGTGACTTAGAAAAGAACATCAAAATACTGAAAACATTAAAGGACAGTGATGGAGTGGTAGATGAAAAGAAAAGTGATGTTAAATACTCGCAACATACTAACTGCCTCGGTGACCCTGAGATGAAGCCTTTGTTCATGGAACTGTTCAAATTGGTGACATCTGTACATCAAGACACAGCTAAACAAAAAGAGAAATTAGACGGCATAGAACgaatggtgtcagctgtggatAAAGTCATTCATCTTGTGGGCGAGACCTTCAAAAATTCCCACATAGTACAATTTATTCTTAAAGGAATTGTGCCTTGGAAAAAGGGAAGTCTAATAGAACCTTCAGAG GCAAATAATGAAGTTGAAGAAAAAGGTGCCAAACCAAAGCATGGATTTAGCAACAGAGGGGTCCAAGTCCAGATAAACAGAGAAGTGTTTGAAG AGGACAATGATGGTGAAGACACTCAATCCTGTGGAAACGTCCAGAAAGATGAACACACAAATATAAACAGCGTCATTCTAATCGAACCACATGAAACATATCAATTTGAAGGAGGAATCTCACAACATCAGCCCCCAGAGACTGCTGCCAGACACAAAGATTTGGGACACTGTGACTTTCGAGGGGCTCCAGTGATGACAAATAAATCTGGAAGTGCCAGCAGAAAAGAGGTCTCTGCTGCAAGGAGAGAGCAAGAAGTTCCTGGGGAAAGTAAAGAATACACAACGTGTCAGAACTTTACAGAAGACAATCAGAAAGATATGATTAAAACCAGCACAGACAATGAGGTGTATCAAGGCCAGGGAATGGAAATGTGTCAGGGAAAAGAGACTGATAAGATAATACTCACTGTCACGACTGGAGCCCCTGAGGTAATTTTGGCTGCTACTCAGTCAAAGCCTGATGGAAACTGCATATTACTTCTCGAGAG gGCTTCTGACACAATACAGGGAACGCCATCCATTCCTACTGAAAAGGCCAATCCAGGGGTAATAGCTACCAAGGAAATTCAGCCTGCAACATTTGAAGGTGTGAAGgaagcccacaaacagcaaaaacccAAAGGAGACATGCGACCTAATATATTACAGAAAACAGCAAAGGGAAAGAAACCCAACACTGCACCAGATGCAAGAATCAGCAAACTACCCAAACCATCTGTAACCCAGGAAAAAGCATTAGAAAACAACAAAACACAAACAGGCCAGAAAATTGAAGAAAATACTCAGAACTAtcaaaataaaatagaaaacaaGTGCAAATCAGACAAAGGTGATGAATCAAAGGATGCAAAAGAACTTCAGAAAGCAAGAAAAGAACCTGAGAAAATCACAGAAGCAGATTCTACGGAGATCACAAACAAAGAAAAGGAAACCAAAGGACCTATTGAGAAGCCAGAAGATTACAAGATCATTATTG ATGATAGTCCACCACCTCCAGCCCCCTTCAATCATCGCATGGTGACCACTAAGCTAATTCATGTAACCTCCTCATACACAGTTCATCACAATGAGGTGCTAGGAGG GGGTCGGTTCGGCCAAGTTCATAAATGTGAAGAAATATCGACAGGCCtcgaatttgctgccaaaataataaaaataaaaggaCCAAAGGAGAGG GAGGAAGTAAAAAATGAAATAACTGTCATGAATCAGTTAAGTCATGTCAACCTGATCCAGCTATATGATGCCTTTGAAGCCAAGAACAATGTCACCTTGATTATGGAATA TGTTGGAGGTGGAGAGTTATTTGACCGAATCATTGATGAAAACTATAATCTGACAGAATTAGATACGATCATCTTTGTGAAGCAGATTTGTGAAGGTATCCATTACTTACATCAACAGTATGTCCTTCACTTAGATCTTAAG CCAGAAAATATTTTGTGTGTAAACAACACAGGAAATCAGATCAAAATTATTGACTTTGGTCTGGCTAGAAG GTATAAGCCAAGAGaaaaactgaaaattaatttcGGTACCCCCGAATTCCTTGCTCCAGAAGTGGTGAATTACGAttatgtttcattttccacggacatgtggagtgtgggagtcatTACCTATATGCT GCTGAGTGGCCTGTCCCCTTTTCTGGGTGACCACGACACTGAAACCATGAACAATATTATCAATACAAACTGGGACTTTGACGCAGAAGGATTTGAAAATGTGTCTGAAGAAGCAAAAGAATTTGTTTCGAACCTACTTGTGAAAGAAAAGAG TAGCAGATTCAGTGCTGCACAGTGTCTGAAACACAACTGGCTGAACAACTTACCCGAAAAAGCAAAGAAGTGTAGGGTTCGACTCAGATCGCAAGTGATGCTGCAGAAGTACATCGCACAGCGCTTATGGAAG AAAAATTATTATGCAGTTGCTGCCGCAAACAGGTTCAGGAAGATCAACCAGCAGAGTTTATCCAAATGTGCTTAG
- the mylk3 gene encoding myosin light chain kinase 3 isoform X1 encodes MNTKGRMEMLYKESQLYRSVRLSTGGFNVSDYIKRFAANNEVEEKGAKPKHGFSNRGVQVQINREVFEEDNDGEDTQSCGNVQKDEHTNINSVILIEPHETYQFEGGISQHQPPETAARHKDLGHCDFRGAPVMTNKSGSASRKEVSAARREQEVPGESKEYTTCQNFTEDNQKDMIKTSTDNEVYQGQGMEMCQGKETDKIILTVTTGAPEVILAATQSKPDGNCILLLERASDTIQGTPSIPTEKANPGVIATKEIQPATFEGVKEAHKQQKPKGDMRPNILQKTAKGKKPNTAPDARISKLPKPSVTQEKALENNKTQTGQKIEENTQNYQNKIENKCKSDKGDESKDAKELQKARKEPEKITEADSTEITNKEKETKGPIEKPEDYKIIIDDSPPPPAPFNHRMVTTKLIHVTSSYTVHHNEVLGGGRFGQVHKCEEISTGLEFAAKIIKIKGPKEREEVKNEITVMNQLSHVNLIQLYDAFEAKNNVTLIMEYVGGGELFDRIIDENYNLTELDTIIFVKQICEGIHYLHQQYVLHLDLKPENILCVNNTGNQIKIIDFGLARRYKPREKLKINFGTPEFLAPEVVNYDYVSFSTDMWSVGVITYMLLSGLSPFLGDHDTETMNNIINTNWDFDAEGFENVSEEAKEFVSNLLVKEKSSRFSAAQCLKHNWLNNLPEKAKKCRVRLRSQVMLQKYIAQRLWKIIVQIYKISGLKIIQYVESSNPTIL; translated from the exons GCAAATAATGAAGTTGAAGAAAAAGGTGCCAAACCAAAGCATGGATTTAGCAACAGAGGGGTCCAAGTCCAGATAAACAGAGAAGTGTTTGAAG AGGACAATGATGGTGAAGACACTCAATCCTGTGGAAACGTCCAGAAAGATGAACACACAAATATAAACAGCGTCATTCTAATCGAACCACATGAAACATATCAATTTGAAGGAGGAATCTCACAACATCAGCCCCCAGAGACTGCTGCCAGACACAAAGATTTGGGACACTGTGACTTTCGAGGGGCTCCAGTGATGACAAATAAATCTGGAAGTGCCAGCAGAAAAGAGGTCTCTGCTGCAAGGAGAGAGCAAGAAGTTCCTGGGGAAAGTAAAGAATACACAACGTGTCAGAACTTTACAGAAGACAATCAGAAAGATATGATTAAAACCAGCACAGACAATGAGGTGTATCAAGGCCAGGGAATGGAAATGTGTCAGGGAAAAGAGACTGATAAGATAATACTCACTGTCACGACTGGAGCCCCTGAGGTAATTTTGGCTGCTACTCAGTCAAAGCCTGATGGAAACTGCATATTACTTCTCGAGAG gGCTTCTGACACAATACAGGGAACGCCATCCATTCCTACTGAAAAGGCCAATCCAGGGGTAATAGCTACCAAGGAAATTCAGCCTGCAACATTTGAAGGTGTGAAGgaagcccacaaacagcaaaaacccAAAGGAGACATGCGACCTAATATATTACAGAAAACAGCAAAGGGAAAGAAACCCAACACTGCACCAGATGCAAGAATCAGCAAACTACCCAAACCATCTGTAACCCAGGAAAAAGCATTAGAAAACAACAAAACACAAACAGGCCAGAAAATTGAAGAAAATACTCAGAACTAtcaaaataaaatagaaaacaaGTGCAAATCAGACAAAGGTGATGAATCAAAGGATGCAAAAGAACTTCAGAAAGCAAGAAAAGAACCTGAGAAAATCACAGAAGCAGATTCTACGGAGATCACAAACAAAGAAAAGGAAACCAAAGGACCTATTGAGAAGCCAGAAGATTACAAGATCATTATTG ATGATAGTCCACCACCTCCAGCCCCCTTCAATCATCGCATGGTGACCACTAAGCTAATTCATGTAACCTCCTCATACACAGTTCATCACAATGAGGTGCTAGGAGG GGGTCGGTTCGGCCAAGTTCATAAATGTGAAGAAATATCGACAGGCCtcgaatttgctgccaaaataataaaaataaaaggaCCAAAGGAGAGG GAGGAAGTAAAAAATGAAATAACTGTCATGAATCAGTTAAGTCATGTCAACCTGATCCAGCTATATGATGCCTTTGAAGCCAAGAACAATGTCACCTTGATTATGGAATA TGTTGGAGGTGGAGAGTTATTTGACCGAATCATTGATGAAAACTATAATCTGACAGAATTAGATACGATCATCTTTGTGAAGCAGATTTGTGAAGGTATCCATTACTTACATCAACAGTATGTCCTTCACTTAGATCTTAAG CCAGAAAATATTTTGTGTGTAAACAACACAGGAAATCAGATCAAAATTATTGACTTTGGTCTGGCTAGAAG GTATAAGCCAAGAGaaaaactgaaaattaatttcGGTACCCCCGAATTCCTTGCTCCAGAAGTGGTGAATTACGAttatgtttcattttccacggacatgtggagtgtgggagtcatTACCTATATGCT GCTGAGTGGCCTGTCCCCTTTTCTGGGTGACCACGACACTGAAACCATGAACAATATTATCAATACAAACTGGGACTTTGACGCAGAAGGATTTGAAAATGTGTCTGAAGAAGCAAAAGAATTTGTTTCGAACCTACTTGTGAAAGAAAAGAG TAGCAGATTCAGTGCTGCACAGTGTCTGAAACACAACTGGCTGAACAACTTACCCGAAAAAGCAAAGAAGTGTAGGGTTCGACTCAGATCGCAAGTGATGCTGCAGAAGTACATCGCACAGCGCTTATGGAAG ataATTGTACAGATTTATAAAATAAGTGGATTGAAAATCATACAGTATGTTGAATCCAGCAACCCAACAATATTATAA
- the mylk3 gene encoding myosin light chain kinase 3 isoform X2 has protein sequence MNTKGRMEMLYKESQLYRSVRLSTGGFNVSDYIKRFAANNEVEEKGAKPKHGFSNRGVQVQINREVFEEDNDGEDTQSCGNVQKDEHTNINSVILIEPHETYQFEGGISQHQPPETAARHKDLGHCDFRGAPVMTNKSGSASRKEVSAARREQEVPGESKEYTTCQNFTEDNQKDMIKTSTDNEVYQGQGMEMCQGKETDKIILTVTTGAPEVILAATQSKPDGNCILLLERASDTIQGTPSIPTEKANPGVIATKEIQPATFEGVKEAHKQQKPKGDMRPNILQKTAKGKKPNTAPDARISKLPKPSVTQEKALENNKTQTGQKIEENTQNYQNKIENKCKSDKGDESKDAKELQKARKEPEKITEADSTEITNKEKETKGPIEKPEDYKIIIDDSPPPPAPFNHRMVTTKLIHVTSSYTVHHNEVLGGGRFGQVHKCEEISTGLEFAAKIIKIKGPKEREEVKNEITVMNQLSHVNLIQLYDAFEAKNNVTLIMEYVGGGELFDRIIDENYNLTELDTIIFVKQICEGIHYLHQQYVLHLDLKPENILCVNNTGNQIKIIDFGLARRYKPREKLKINFGTPEFLAPEVVNYDYVSFSTDMWSVGVITYMLLSGLSPFLGDHDTETMNNIINTNWDFDAEGFENVSEEAKEFVSNLLVKEKSSRFSAAQCLKHNWLNNLPEKAKKCRVRLRSQVMLQKYIAQRLWKKNYYAVAAANRFRKINQQSLSKCA, from the exons GCAAATAATGAAGTTGAAGAAAAAGGTGCCAAACCAAAGCATGGATTTAGCAACAGAGGGGTCCAAGTCCAGATAAACAGAGAAGTGTTTGAAG AGGACAATGATGGTGAAGACACTCAATCCTGTGGAAACGTCCAGAAAGATGAACACACAAATATAAACAGCGTCATTCTAATCGAACCACATGAAACATATCAATTTGAAGGAGGAATCTCACAACATCAGCCCCCAGAGACTGCTGCCAGACACAAAGATTTGGGACACTGTGACTTTCGAGGGGCTCCAGTGATGACAAATAAATCTGGAAGTGCCAGCAGAAAAGAGGTCTCTGCTGCAAGGAGAGAGCAAGAAGTTCCTGGGGAAAGTAAAGAATACACAACGTGTCAGAACTTTACAGAAGACAATCAGAAAGATATGATTAAAACCAGCACAGACAATGAGGTGTATCAAGGCCAGGGAATGGAAATGTGTCAGGGAAAAGAGACTGATAAGATAATACTCACTGTCACGACTGGAGCCCCTGAGGTAATTTTGGCTGCTACTCAGTCAAAGCCTGATGGAAACTGCATATTACTTCTCGAGAG gGCTTCTGACACAATACAGGGAACGCCATCCATTCCTACTGAAAAGGCCAATCCAGGGGTAATAGCTACCAAGGAAATTCAGCCTGCAACATTTGAAGGTGTGAAGgaagcccacaaacagcaaaaacccAAAGGAGACATGCGACCTAATATATTACAGAAAACAGCAAAGGGAAAGAAACCCAACACTGCACCAGATGCAAGAATCAGCAAACTACCCAAACCATCTGTAACCCAGGAAAAAGCATTAGAAAACAACAAAACACAAACAGGCCAGAAAATTGAAGAAAATACTCAGAACTAtcaaaataaaatagaaaacaaGTGCAAATCAGACAAAGGTGATGAATCAAAGGATGCAAAAGAACTTCAGAAAGCAAGAAAAGAACCTGAGAAAATCACAGAAGCAGATTCTACGGAGATCACAAACAAAGAAAAGGAAACCAAAGGACCTATTGAGAAGCCAGAAGATTACAAGATCATTATTG ATGATAGTCCACCACCTCCAGCCCCCTTCAATCATCGCATGGTGACCACTAAGCTAATTCATGTAACCTCCTCATACACAGTTCATCACAATGAGGTGCTAGGAGG GGGTCGGTTCGGCCAAGTTCATAAATGTGAAGAAATATCGACAGGCCtcgaatttgctgccaaaataataaaaataaaaggaCCAAAGGAGAGG GAGGAAGTAAAAAATGAAATAACTGTCATGAATCAGTTAAGTCATGTCAACCTGATCCAGCTATATGATGCCTTTGAAGCCAAGAACAATGTCACCTTGATTATGGAATA TGTTGGAGGTGGAGAGTTATTTGACCGAATCATTGATGAAAACTATAATCTGACAGAATTAGATACGATCATCTTTGTGAAGCAGATTTGTGAAGGTATCCATTACTTACATCAACAGTATGTCCTTCACTTAGATCTTAAG CCAGAAAATATTTTGTGTGTAAACAACACAGGAAATCAGATCAAAATTATTGACTTTGGTCTGGCTAGAAG GTATAAGCCAAGAGaaaaactgaaaattaatttcGGTACCCCCGAATTCCTTGCTCCAGAAGTGGTGAATTACGAttatgtttcattttccacggacatgtggagtgtgggagtcatTACCTATATGCT GCTGAGTGGCCTGTCCCCTTTTCTGGGTGACCACGACACTGAAACCATGAACAATATTATCAATACAAACTGGGACTTTGACGCAGAAGGATTTGAAAATGTGTCTGAAGAAGCAAAAGAATTTGTTTCGAACCTACTTGTGAAAGAAAAGAG TAGCAGATTCAGTGCTGCACAGTGTCTGAAACACAACTGGCTGAACAACTTACCCGAAAAAGCAAAGAAGTGTAGGGTTCGACTCAGATCGCAAGTGATGCTGCAGAAGTACATCGCACAGCGCTTATGGAAG AAAAATTATTATGCAGTTGCTGCCGCAAACAGGTTCAGGAAGATCAACCAGCAGAGTTTATCCAAATGTGCTTAG